A genomic segment from Candidatus Cloacimonadota bacterium encodes:
- the tsaE gene encoding tRNA (adenosine(37)-N6)-threonylcarbamoyltransferase complex ATPase subunit type 1 TsaE yields the protein MSNRIDLKTEQDTIDLAHYIAPLLGPGSIVTLSGELGSGKTFFVKALGSFLGISEDIDSPSFVLFKEYHCGRYPLYHLDLYRLKAEDELLDLGLLDMLESGITVIEWPEIAKDFLPYTTLKLHFGFDHNQRFVEITAEAKLEEYFNK from the coding sequence ATGAGTAATAGAATAGATTTGAAAACCGAACAAGATACTATAGATCTAGCGCATTACATAGCCCCGCTTTTGGGTCCCGGCTCTATTGTAACCTTATCCGGCGAATTGGGAAGCGGCAAAACCTTTTTCGTAAAAGCTCTTGGTTCATTTTTGGGTATATCTGAAGATATTGATAGTCCATCATTTGTGCTTTTTAAAGAATACCATTGTGGCAGATATCCACTATATCATTTGGATTTATACCGCCTTAAAGCAGAAGATGAATTGCTGGATTTGGGACTTCTGGATATGCTGGAAAGTGGCATTACGGTAATTGAATGGCCCGAAATAGCCAAAGACTTTTTGCCTTACACAACCTTGAAATTGCATTTTGGATTTGACCACAATCAACGCTTTGTTGAAATAACTGCTGAAGCTAAACTGGAAGAATATTTCAATAAATAG